In Terriglobia bacterium, the DNA window TGGCTGGTGCGCCAGCGCCGGCTCAGCTGGTCAAAACCCATCCGGCCAAGTTCTACGAACAGTTTTCGCCAGTGACGCCGTGGGAATACGGAAGGGAGAAGAGCTTCGTCCCAGTAGTCCGGCAGCGGCCTGTATTGGAGGCGGTTCGTTTCTGTATTGGTCCGTACGGGCACAGCTACCTTGAAGTTCCTCGTCTACGGAGATCTAAGGTTGACGGAAACTCGGGATTCACATCCAGCCGCGGAACATCGACGCGGCCGGGTGTATGTCCCAGCGCAAAGAATCGCGTGAGGCGGCGCGCTTCCGCTTCGTTCGAGTTCACCGGAAACGTGTCATAGCTAAGGCCGCCGGGGTGTGCAACATGATATGTGCAGCCGCCGATCGATTGCTTTGCCGCAAGATCCACGACATCGAACACCAGCGGCGGGTGTACGGGAATTGTGGGGTGAAGGCAGCGCGGGGGCTGCCAGGCGCGGTAACGTACGGCGCAGACGAAATCCCCGTTTGTCCCGGTTGGCTGCAACGGCAGCCTTTGCCCGTTGCAGGTGACGGCGAACTTTTCTGCGGCCAGGCCCTTCACGCGCACCTGCATGCGCTCGACGGACGAATCCACGTAACGGGCCGTTCCACCCGCGCCCGGCTCTTCCCCAAGAACGTACCAGGGTTCGATTGCCTGCCGCAGTTCCACTTCAACACCGTCGTAACACACCCGGCCGTAAACCGGAAAACGAAATTCGAAGTGCGGAGCAAACCAGCCTTCATCGATGTCGTAGCCCGCTTCCTGCAGATCACGGACAATGGACCGAAAGTCCTTTTCGACAAAATACGGCAGCAGAAACAGGTCGTGAAGCCGGGTTCCCCAGCGGATCGGCTTTTCCTGATAAGGCGCGCGCCAGAACCAGGCGACGAGCGCGCGCACCAACAGTTGCTGGGCGAGGCTCATTCGCGCGTGCGGCGGCATCTCGAAAGCGCGCATCTCGACGAGGCCGAGCCGTCCTGTCGGGCTGTCGGGGGAATACAGCTTATCGATGCAGAATTCGGCCCGATGGGTGTTGCCCGTCACATCAACCAGCAGATTTCGAAATATGCGATCCACCAGCCAGGGCGGACAGTCTCCGTTCCGCGACTGACCGAGGACGTCGAAAGCGAGTTCCAGTTCATATACCGCATCGCTGCGGCCCTCATCGGCGCGTGGAGCCTGGCTCGTTGGGCCGATGAAGACTCCGGAAAACAGATAGGAGAGCGCGGGGTGGTTCAACCAATATCCGACGAAGCTTCTTAAGAGGTCGGGACGCCTCAGGAATGGACTGTCCGCCGGTGAAATTCCGCCAAGCGTGACATGATTGCCGCCGCCTGTTCCGGTGTGCCGTCCGTCCAGCATGAATTTTTCCGTTGCCAGACGGGTCAGCCGCGCCTGCTCATACAAGGCAACCGTGTTGTCCACGAGTTCGCGCCAGCTTGTTGCCGGGTGAACATTCACTTCGATGACTCCCGGATCGGGCGTGACCTTGATCACCCGCAGTCTTGGATCGTTCGGAGGGGGATAGCCTTCGATGAGCACCGGCATGCGCAGCCGCGCGGCCGTCCGCTCAACCGCGGCGATCAGCTCCAGATAGTCTTCTATTGAGCCGGTGGGTGGAAGGAATACCCAGAGGCGGCCGTCTCGAGCCTCGACCGTAACCGCCGTGCGAACGACGGCCCCGGCGTGAGCTTCGACAGGAGCGGCCGTCGCTTCGAGTCTCGGCTGCCGAAGGGGCGGCAGCGGCAACGGCTTCGCCGGCGCCATCGGATCGACGACCCATAGTTGCCGGATTTTGTCCTCGGGTTCCCAGGGCAGGCTGTGCAAGGGAAGACGAAATCCCACGGGGGAGTCACCGGGCACCAGAAATAAATGGTGCGCCCGCAGCATCCATAACCCCGTCTGCCATTCCGGTCCGCACTTCCCGATTCCGCGCTGAAGCGGCAGCACAAAACCTACGGGACTCCCGATACCGCGCTCGAAAACACGCCTCATCCGCTCGCGCTCTTCGGGATTGTCGAGCTTGTTGTCTTCGGGAGCGACATTAACGGGGAGTTCCCGCTCTTTGAGCAGATACTCGAGCGGGTCTTCATACGCCGTGATGACGTAATCCGGATGTACCGACAAGGTATGCGCAAACTCTTCGGCAAAGCGCTGCGCTTCGCCCGCACCGAAACAGTAATTGCGATCCGGATCTGCCACCCATTGCGGATCGTTCCACAGCGCCAGACCGTCCGTTCGCCAATAGCAGCTGAACGCCCACCGGGGAAGGGATTCGCCGGGATACCATTTGCCTTGTCCGAAGTGCAGGAAGCCGGCCGGCGCAAAATGTTGCCGCAGACGCTTCAGAAGGACGCCGCCCAGCCGTAATTTCTCAGGACCGAGTGCGGCTGTATTCCATTCCTCGCCGTCCATGTCATCGATTGAAATAAACGTCGGTTCGCCGCCCATGGTGAGGCGCACGTCCCCCGCCTTCAGTTCGGCATCGATCTGATCGCCGGCTGCACACATCCGCGACCATTGCTCTTCGGTGTAGGGTTTGGTAACGCGGGGATCTTCATGAATGCGCGTCACGCGCATTTCATGGAAGAACTCCACCTCGCACGGGCTCACAAGACCGGTCACCGGCGCTGCGGACGGAGGCTCCGGAGTTGCGGCCAGTGGAATGTGGCCTTCGCCGGTCAGCAGTCCCGACGTCGGATCGAGCCCGACCCAGCCCGCTCCGGGGAGATAGACTTCGGCCCACGCATGCAGGTCTGTGAAATCTTCGCCAGGTCCCACCGGACCTTCGAGAGGCTTCACGTCCGGCTTCAACTGGATCAGATAGCCGGAAACAAATCGCGCGGCGAGTCCGAGCCGGCGCAGCGTCTGGACCAGGAGCCATGCGGAGTCACGGCACGAACCGCTGGCGCGTTCGAGCGTCTCCTCGGGGCTCTGGATGCCCGGCTCCATTCGAATGACGTACCGGACCTCGCCTTGCACCCGCCGATTGAGCTCAACGAAGAAATCGATAGTGCGAACTTCACTGCGGTCGATCGACGACAGAAACTTCTCGAGCTGCGGGCCGAGCGGCGCCGCCGGTTCGAGGAAAGACCGGAGTTCCCGCTCTTCCTGCAGTTCATATTCGAACGGGTATTTCTCCGCGTAAGGCTCGAGAAAAAAATCGAACGGGTTGATCACCGTGATGTCCGCCACGAGACTGACTTCCAGGGAGAATACCGGGGTCTCTTTCAGAAAAACCAGCCGCGCCAGGAAATTACCGAACGGGTCCTGCTGCCAGTTGATGAAGTGATCCTTGGGTTCGATGTTCAGAGCGTAACTCATTACCTGCGTGCGGCTGTGCGGAGCCGGACGCAAACGGACGATCTGCGGCGAAAGCGTGACCAGCCGGTCATACTTGTAAACAGTCTTGTGATGCAGTGCGACTCGAATGCCCATAAGTGAATATCCAGATTTACGTCAAGGTTTTGATCTTACGCTCGAAATCCTGTCGCGGGATCAAATCGATGACTTGGATCCGGTCGGGCAACAGTCGAAACAGTAAACGGAAGTCGATGCCGATGCGCTGCCGCACCACGTTGGGCCGGCTCTTGAGGCGTTTCGCACCGCTGAAGGCCGCGGCATCGCCCCCGGCGAGGCGCCCCAGCATGACCATGGCGCCGCGCGCAACATGATGGGGAAACTCATTCAGCCTGTCGTGGAAGCCTTTCGGAAAGTCGATGAGGCGGACAGGATGGCTTCCTTCGGCATCCTGAGGCAGCAGGAGCTCGTCTTCATGGTCCGGCTCTGCCTCGTTGGAACCTGCGGCGGCAAGCTGCGAGCGTTCGCGCAGCGTTTCAACTTTTTCCTGAGCTTCTTCGAGCTGGCGCTGCAGCGCATTTCGTTCGCCGTGTCTCTCTTTGAGGCTGGCTTCCAGGTTTTTGACCTTCTGGCGCATCTCGCGTAGCCGCTCGTCGTCTTCGTTGTTTGCACTCATGGCGGCGGCAGCTTCGGCGGCAGCCGCTCTCTCGCGGCGGGTGACGTCTTTTTCCAGCTGATCCAGGGATTCCTTCAAGGCGC includes these proteins:
- a CDS encoding transglutaminase family protein translates to MGIRVALHHKTVYKYDRLVTLSPQIVRLRPAPHSRTQVMSYALNIEPKDHFINWQQDPFGNFLARLVFLKETPVFSLEVSLVADITVINPFDFFLEPYAEKYPFEYELQEERELRSFLEPAAPLGPQLEKFLSSIDRSEVRTIDFFVELNRRVQGEVRYVIRMEPGIQSPEETLERASGSCRDSAWLLVQTLRRLGLAARFVSGYLIQLKPDVKPLEGPVGPGEDFTDLHAWAEVYLPGAGWVGLDPTSGLLTGEGHIPLAATPEPPSAAPVTGLVSPCEVEFFHEMRVTRIHEDPRVTKPYTEEQWSRMCAAGDQIDAELKAGDVRLTMGGEPTFISIDDMDGEEWNTAALGPEKLRLGGVLLKRLRQHFAPAGFLHFGQGKWYPGESLPRWAFSCYWRTDGLALWNDPQWVADPDRNYCFGAGEAQRFAEEFAHTLSVHPDYVITAYEDPLEYLLKERELPVNVAPEDNKLDNPEERERMRRVFERGIGSPVGFVLPLQRGIGKCGPEWQTGLWMLRAHHLFLVPGDSPVGFRLPLHSLPWEPEDKIRQLWVVDPMAPAKPLPLPPLRQPRLEATAAPVEAHAGAVVRTAVTVEARDGRLWVFLPPTGSIEDYLELIAAVERTAARLRMPVLIEGYPPPNDPRLRVIKVTPDPGVIEVNVHPATSWRELVDNTVALYEQARLTRLATEKFMLDGRHTGTGGGNHVTLGGISPADSPFLRRPDLLRSFVGYWLNHPALSYLFSGVFIGPTSQAPRADEGRSDAVYELELAFDVLGQSRNGDCPPWLVDRIFRNLLVDVTGNTHRAEFCIDKLYSPDSPTGRLGLVEMRAFEMPPHARMSLAQQLLVRALVAWFWRAPYQEKPIRWGTRLHDLFLLPYFVEKDFRSIVRDLQEAGYDIDEGWFAPHFEFRFPVYGRVCYDGVEVELRQAIEPWYVLGEEPGAGGTARYVDSSVERMQVRVKGLAAEKFAVTCNGQRLPLQPTGTNGDFVCAVRYRAWQPPRCLHPTIPVHPPLVFDVVDLAAKQSIGGCTYHVAHPGGLSYDTFPVNSNEAEARRLTRFFALGHTPGRVDVPRLDVNPEFPSTLDLRRRGTSR